From the Candidatus Bathyarchaeota archaeon A05DMB-5 genome, one window contains:
- a CDS encoding DNA polymerase II large subunit encodes MSEAYRRYVETLESKLNQLYTISEKARANGLDPTLKPECTIAKDLADLVEGLVGPKGVAESIRELSKRLPREEIAFKIAEEIVYGKFGHMEAEVAAEQSIRTALAILTEGLTAAPLQGVAKVKIKTNRDRTQYLAIYFAGPIRSAGGTDQALTLVVGDFVRRLLGLDRYKPTEEEILRFIEEVRLYERSVSRFQFHVSDDELRKALQWLPVEVTGTESDPVEVSSFRNLPRIETNRVRGGALRVVNDGVVGRALKVLTIIEKLGIQGWDWLKEFRKKSEKKSAGFMDDVIAGRPIFSFPSRRGGFRLRYGRARNTGLSAVGIHPATMLVLQGFLAAGTQLRLELPGKGGIAVPVDTMEPPIVRLKDGSVIRVTLENFNAIKGNVEKILFLGDMLIGYGDFLYSSKPLAPSGYVEEWWVEDLRKAIAEQFNGNLEVITETTKIPLERLAAFLADPFYCKPNVKEAIALSLALRVPLHPSFTFFWSYLSSVEELKLLRNWLHKAEVQFENGVCCKVVGEIEANIKQALETICLPHEVFDGKVLIKDEDAHAFAFCLGYGKSFDENFSSAQTVLGVVSLLSDVQVREKAPTLVGARMGRPEKAKRREMKPLVHVLFPIGLSGGSQRDLVEAAKKEPAFVEVVKRKCPICKTFTFRIVCPVCGSETVLEKSCPRCGRVLNAEECPTCKVPVQFSQKQVINFREMLEGACSRLGVSAPKILKGVKGLTNEKKVPEILEKGVLRARHGLSVYKDGTIRFDVTNAPLTHFKPSEIGVSVEKLRQLGYTHAIDGAELTEPNQVCELKLQDVVIPMKCAEYFMRVADFLDELLTKVYGLSPYYNVKRVEDLVGHLVAGLAPHTSVSIIGRIVGFTNLNVCYAHPIWHSAKRRDCDGDEDALMLALDTLLNFSREYLPAQIGGIMDAPLLLIPVVNPQEVQRQAHDVDVAKAYPLEFYEKTLEHTEAKQVSHLIDIVEYRLGSEAQFEGFGFTTPVSNVNMGNVDSAYKLFKTMVEKLNSQLELAEKIEAVDARKVALKVLTKHFIRDIAGNLRAFSTQGFRCKSCNKHFRRLPLRGKCPSCGGQLTLTVYRGGIEKYLEAAEHLVKKYRLPRYYSQRILLVREEINALFEGQKPKQISLMDFA; translated from the coding sequence ATGAGCGAGGCCTATCGGCGATATGTGGAAACTTTAGAAAGTAAACTGAACCAATTATACACCATAAGCGAAAAAGCCAGAGCAAACGGTCTTGACCCAACACTAAAACCTGAGTGCACAATTGCGAAAGATTTAGCCGACCTCGTAGAAGGTCTCGTTGGACCGAAGGGTGTTGCAGAAAGCATAAGAGAGTTAAGCAAAAGGTTGCCCAGAGAAGAGATAGCCTTTAAGATCGCTGAAGAAATCGTTTATGGCAAATTTGGGCACATGGAAGCTGAAGTAGCAGCAGAGCAATCAATACGCACGGCACTTGCAATTCTGACAGAAGGACTGACGGCTGCTCCTCTCCAAGGAGTAGCAAAAGTGAAAATTAAAACAAACCGTGACCGAACACAGTATCTAGCAATTTATTTTGCCGGTCCCATCAGATCGGCAGGCGGGACAGACCAAGCTCTCACACTAGTTGTTGGAGATTTTGTGCGGCGATTGTTGGGTCTTGATCGTTATAAGCCTACTGAAGAAGAGATCTTACGTTTCATTGAGGAAGTTAGACTTTATGAACGCTCTGTAAGCCGCTTTCAATTTCATGTTTCGGATGATGAATTACGTAAGGCGCTTCAGTGGCTTCCTGTTGAAGTAACAGGCACGGAATCTGACCCTGTGGAAGTTTCTTCTTTTAGGAATCTTCCGCGGATAGAGACTAACCGTGTAAGAGGTGGCGCATTAAGAGTTGTGAATGACGGCGTGGTTGGGCGTGCGCTTAAAGTTTTAACAATAATTGAGAAACTTGGGATTCAAGGGTGGGACTGGCTTAAGGAATTTCGTAAAAAATCCGAGAAAAAGTCTGCGGGGTTTATGGATGATGTTATTGCTGGGCGTCCAATCTTTTCATTTCCATCAAGACGTGGAGGTTTTCGTTTAAGATATGGTAGAGCTCGGAACACAGGTTTGTCTGCTGTTGGTATTCACCCTGCGACTATGCTAGTTCTTCAAGGTTTTCTGGCAGCGGGTACTCAACTCCGTTTGGAACTTCCTGGGAAAGGCGGCATTGCGGTTCCTGTGGACACTATGGAACCGCCTATTGTTCGGTTAAAGGATGGGTCTGTTATTCGAGTTACTCTTGAAAATTTCAATGCCATAAAAGGTAACGTAGAAAAAATTCTGTTTTTAGGAGACATGTTGATTGGCTATGGCGATTTCTTGTACAGCAGTAAACCTCTTGCGCCTTCTGGATACGTTGAAGAGTGGTGGGTTGAAGATTTACGAAAGGCAATTGCTGAACAGTTTAATGGGAACTTGGAGGTTATAACGGAAACTACGAAGATTCCTCTTGAGAGGCTAGCGGCTTTCTTGGCAGACCCATTTTATTGCAAGCCTAATGTTAAAGAAGCTATTGCGTTATCGTTGGCTTTGCGCGTGCCTTTACACCCGTCTTTTACATTTTTCTGGTCATACCTCTCATCAGTTGAAGAGCTTAAACTGTTAAGAAACTGGCTTCATAAAGCAGAAGTACAATTTGAAAATGGCGTTTGCTGCAAAGTTGTTGGAGAAATTGAGGCAAATATCAAACAGGCTTTGGAAACAATCTGTTTGCCACATGAAGTTTTTGATGGCAAGGTTCTCATTAAAGATGAAGATGCTCATGCATTTGCGTTTTGTCTTGGCTATGGAAAATCTTTTGATGAGAATTTTTCATCCGCGCAAACTGTTCTTGGAGTAGTTAGCTTACTCTCTGACGTGCAAGTAAGGGAAAAAGCTCCAACTCTTGTTGGTGCTAGGATGGGGAGACCTGAGAAAGCAAAAAGGCGGGAGATGAAACCTCTTGTCCATGTGCTCTTTCCTATAGGTTTGTCTGGCGGTTCCCAACGAGACCTTGTTGAAGCAGCGAAAAAGGAACCGGCATTTGTAGAGGTTGTAAAGCGTAAATGTCCTATTTGCAAGACTTTCACATTTAGAATTGTTTGTCCTGTGTGTGGCTCTGAAACTGTTCTCGAGAAAAGTTGTCCTAGATGTGGACGAGTTTTGAATGCAGAAGAATGCCCAACATGTAAAGTGCCCGTGCAGTTCTCTCAAAAGCAAGTAATTAACTTTAGAGAAATGCTTGAAGGCGCGTGTAGTCGTCTAGGTGTTTCCGCACCTAAAATATTGAAAGGCGTCAAGGGTCTAACGAATGAAAAAAAAGTCCCTGAAATCCTTGAAAAAGGCGTTTTGCGTGCGAGACATGGGTTGTCAGTTTACAAGGATGGAACAATCCGTTTTGATGTTACAAACGCTCCTTTGACGCATTTTAAACCTTCTGAGATTGGCGTTTCTGTTGAGAAGCTTAGGCAATTGGGCTATACTCACGCAATTGATGGTGCAGAATTAACCGAGCCAAATCAAGTGTGCGAATTGAAACTACAAGATGTGGTAATTCCAATGAAATGTGCGGAGTACTTTATGCGTGTTGCAGACTTTCTCGACGAACTCTTAACGAAAGTCTATGGGCTTTCGCCTTACTACAACGTTAAGCGGGTGGAAGACCTTGTTGGACATTTAGTTGCCGGTTTAGCTCCACACACTTCTGTTAGTATTATAGGGCGCATTGTAGGCTTCACCAACTTAAACGTGTGCTATGCGCATCCAATTTGGCATTCTGCAAAGCGTAGAGACTGCGATGGTGATGAAGACGCTTTAATGCTTGCTTTGGATACCCTGCTTAATTTTTCCAGAGAGTATTTGCCTGCACAGATAGGTGGAATAATGGATGCTCCGTTGCTTCTGATTCCAGTTGTTAATCCGCAAGAGGTGCAAAGGCAAGCGCATGATGTGGACGTGGCTAAAGCTTACCCCTTGGAATTTTACGAAAAAACATTGGAGCATACAGAGGCTAAACAAGTAAGCCATCTCATTGACATCGTCGAATACCGTCTTGGTTCAGAGGCGCAATTTGAAGGGTTCGGCTTCACGACTCCCGTGTCAAATGTTAACATGGGAAATGTTGATAGCGCGTATAAATTGTTCAAAACGATGGTTGAAAAACTGAACAGCCAGCTTGAGTTAGCTGAGAAAATTGAGGCGGTGGACGCTAGAAAAGTAGCCTTAAAGGTTTTAACTAAACATTTTATTCGAGATATTGCAGGAAACTTACGTGCTTTCTCGACACAAGGGTTCAGATGCAAATCGTGTAACAAACATTTTCGCCGGTTGCCTCTTCGCGGTAAGTGCCCCTCTTGTGGAGGACAATTAACTCTCACCGTCTATCGTGGCGGGATTGAGAAGTATCTTGAGGCGGCTGAACACCTTGTCAAGAAGTATAGGTTGCCGCGGTATTATTCTCAGAGAATTCTGCTTGTGAGAGAGGAAATTAACGCTTTGTTTGAGGGGCAAAAGCCGAAGCAGATAAGCCTAATGGATTTTGCCTAA
- a CDS encoding NAD+ synthase — protein MNWQEVKTKITRFIKDYFERVKAEGIIVALSGGIDSSTVAALSALAIGKGKVLGLMLPEEEAYNAKDVKHAELVAKKFGLKKERVDITPVLEAFYKSIPIFAPADNLCKGNIKARTRMIYVYYYANKLNMLVCGSSDKSETMMGYFTKWGDVAADISPIMDLYKTQVRKLAYHIGVPKEIVEKPSSPALWPGQFAETELGIKYEQLDLILYGLEHFMKTEEIANQLNIEKELVEKVKRRWLATEHKRRMLLTTKIEYRTVGADFRLPRNTP, from the coding sequence TTGAACTGGCAAGAAGTGAAGACCAAAATAACCAGGTTTATCAAGGATTACTTTGAGAGAGTCAAAGCTGAGGGCATTATTGTAGCGCTATCTGGTGGAATTGACAGCAGCACCGTCGCAGCGCTTTCAGCGTTAGCTATCGGAAAAGGCAAAGTTTTGGGGCTCATGCTACCAGAAGAGGAAGCCTACAACGCTAAAGATGTCAAACACGCAGAGCTTGTCGCTAAAAAATTCGGATTAAAGAAAGAACGGGTTGACATCACTCCTGTTTTAGAAGCATTCTACAAATCAATACCAATATTCGCTCCAGCAGACAACCTTTGCAAAGGCAACATAAAGGCACGAACCAGAATGATTTACGTGTACTATTATGCAAACAAGCTCAACATGCTCGTTTGCGGTAGCTCAGACAAATCAGAAACAATGATGGGCTACTTTACGAAGTGGGGTGACGTTGCCGCAGATATATCACCAATAATGGACCTCTACAAAACTCAAGTTCGAAAACTTGCGTATCATATAGGGGTACCAAAAGAAATTGTTGAAAAACCATCTTCGCCAGCATTGTGGCCCGGACAGTTTGCAGAAACAGAGCTTGGCATAAAATATGAGCAGCTTGACCTTATTCTTTATGGACTGGAACATTTCATGAAAACCGAAGAAATAGCAAACCAGTTAAACATAGAAAAAGAACTAGTGGAAAAGGTAAAACGCAGATGGCTTGCCACAGAACATAAAAGGCGGATGTTGTTAACAACAAAGATTGAATATCGAACGGTGGGAGCAGATTTTAGACTCCCACGGAACACGCCTTAA
- a CDS encoding geranylgeranylglyceryl/heptaprenylglyceryl phosphate synthase, which produces MIGRVEKYLLEKIESEGSIHITLIDPEKVTPPQASRIAAKANLSGTSAIMVGGSTFTSSTHLDHVVKAIKRTVKIPVILFPNNVTGITRYADAIWFMSLLNSVDPYFLMGAQVLGAPLVKKHRLEPIPMGYIIVGEGGTAGIVGRAVPVPYNKPELAAAHALAGQYLGMRFIYLEAGSGAKKSVPPEMIHAVKHYIDVPLIVGGGIRSRSQALAAASAGADIIVTGNVVENNEVKQKVSEIVEGIKQGKM; this is translated from the coding sequence ATGATAGGGCGTGTTGAAAAATATCTTCTTGAAAAAATTGAGTCGGAAGGGTCAATTCACATAACCCTCATAGACCCAGAAAAAGTGACGCCCCCTCAAGCTTCTAGAATTGCCGCCAAAGCAAATTTAAGCGGCACCTCTGCTATAATGGTTGGTGGCTCAACGTTCACCTCCAGCACACACTTGGACCACGTTGTTAAGGCTATCAAACGCACAGTAAAAATTCCAGTAATCCTTTTCCCAAACAACGTAACAGGCATAACGCGTTACGCTGACGCTATCTGGTTTATGTCTCTCTTAAACTCTGTTGACCCCTACTTTCTAATGGGCGCACAAGTTTTGGGGGCTCCCTTAGTTAAAAAGCATCGGTTAGAGCCTATTCCCATGGGGTACATAATTGTTGGTGAAGGCGGCACAGCCGGCATAGTTGGCAGGGCAGTTCCAGTTCCATACAATAAGCCTGAACTCGCAGCGGCGCATGCATTAGCTGGACAATATTTGGGCATGCGCTTTATATATTTAGAAGCAGGATCTGGCGCCAAAAAATCAGTTCCTCCCGAAATGATTCATGCTGTTAAACATTACATAGATGTGCCCCTAATTGTTGGAGGCGGCATAAGATCCAGATCACAAGCTTTAGCTGCGGCCTCGGCTGGGGCGGACATAATCGTTACTGGTAATGTGGTTGAAAACAACGAAGTTAAGCAAAAAGTTTCTGAGATTGTAGAGGGCATAAAACAAGGCAAGATGTGA
- a CDS encoding ArsR family transcriptional regulator, whose amino-acid sequence MLKEIYHPNAYLAHIRNVKLGLKARTRILNSLEGRSLDAKTIMKEVGMHYGVVMHHLKLLEAEGIVERKGNKPCVWVLTGLGQKRLENLG is encoded by the coding sequence ATGTTAAAAGAGATTTATCATCCTAATGCTTACTTGGCACATATAAGAAACGTCAAGCTTGGTCTTAAGGCTAGAACGCGGATATTAAATAGTCTTGAGGGGCGCTCCCTCGATGCCAAGACTATTATGAAAGAAGTAGGAATGCATTATGGCGTTGTTATGCATCATTTGAAGCTTCTTGAAGCTGAAGGGATAGTTGAGAGAAAAGGCAATAAACCATGTGTATGGGTTCTCACGGGTTTAGGACAGAAACGGTTAGAAAATTTGGGTTAA
- a CDS encoding carbon-nitrogen hydrolase family protein: MKERFKVALAQISCKCGDKAANIKKIEKLVSKAKKQAANLVIFPELSLTGYVVRDQIYELAETIPGPSTKIIEGIARKAKVHVVFGMPELSEKAQATVYNSAVLVGPDGFIGKYRKMYLPTHSVFEEKRYFRPGYQAAVFDTKLGKVGLIICYDIFFPEVSRLARLAGAQLIVCISASPAVRKAFFEALTIARAIENTVFLAYVNLVGIEDGLQFWGGSRLIGPNGKILAQAKYDDEDLVTCDVDYTDIRPVETFVPTLKDLRPELFDKLKEASENL; the protein is encoded by the coding sequence ATGAAAGAGAGATTCAAAGTAGCTCTTGCACAAATAAGCTGCAAATGCGGAGACAAGGCAGCGAACATAAAGAAAATAGAAAAACTGGTCTCTAAAGCAAAGAAACAAGCGGCGAACCTTGTGATTTTTCCAGAACTCTCATTAACTGGTTACGTTGTAAGAGACCAAATTTACGAGTTAGCAGAAACAATACCAGGACCATCAACCAAAATCATCGAAGGAATCGCCAGAAAAGCAAAAGTACATGTGGTTTTCGGCATGCCAGAATTAAGTGAAAAGGCACAAGCAACCGTTTACAATTCAGCAGTCCTTGTAGGCCCCGACGGATTTATTGGAAAATACCGTAAAATGTACCTTCCAACTCACAGCGTCTTCGAAGAAAAGAGGTATTTTAGACCTGGATATCAAGCAGCAGTGTTTGACACTAAACTCGGGAAAGTAGGTCTAATCATATGTTACGATATCTTCTTTCCAGAAGTGAGCAGACTGGCACGTCTTGCTGGTGCTCAGCTAATAGTTTGCATCTCAGCTTCACCAGCGGTGCGGAAAGCATTTTTTGAAGCATTAACAATTGCCAGAGCCATAGAAAACACAGTCTTTCTAGCGTACGTAAATTTAGTAGGCATAGAAGATGGTTTGCAGTTTTGGGGCGGAAGTAGACTAATAGGACCTAACGGAAAAATTCTTGCCCAAGCAAAATATGATGACGAAGACCTTGTGACATGTGATGTGGACTACACGGACATAAGACCAGTGGAAACATTTGTTCCAACATTGAAAGACCTACGCCCAGAACTTTTTGACAAACTGAAGGAAGCCTCAGAGAACCTTTAG